Proteins encoded within one genomic window of Paraglaciecola psychrophila 170:
- the dksA gene encoding RNA polymerase-binding protein DksA, with protein sequence MPTAKTNKTLGLLALAGLTAYEEKKGEEYMNEKQMMHFRLLLKAWRDQLRQEVDRTVHHMQDEAANFPDPVDRAAQEEEFSLELRTRDRERKLIKKIEKTLKRIDEDDFGFCDECGIEIGVRRLEARPTADMCIDCKTMAEIKEKQLQG encoded by the coding sequence ATGCCAACAGCAAAAACGAATAAAACACTTGGATTATTAGCACTAGCCGGTTTGACTGCTTACGAGGAGAAAAAAGGCGAAGAGTACATGAATGAAAAGCAAATGATGCATTTTCGTTTATTACTTAAGGCTTGGCGCGATCAACTTCGTCAAGAAGTAGACCGTACGGTGCACCATATGCAAGATGAGGCAGCTAACTTTCCTGATCCTGTTGACCGTGCAGCACAAGAAGAAGAATTTAGTCTTGAGTTACGTACTCGCGACAGAGAACGCAAATTAATCAAAAAAATTGAAAAGACGCTGAAGCGAATTGACGAAGATGATTTTGGTTTTTGTGATGAATGTGGTATCGAAATTGGTGTACGCCGTTTAGAAGCAAGACCTACAGCAGATATGTGTATTGATTGCAAAACCATGGCAGAAATTAAAGAAAAACAACTTCAAGGCTAA